One Verrucomicrobiaceae bacterium genomic window carries:
- the argF gene encoding ornithine carbamoyltransferase — MKHLLSIEELSKAQIEKIVELAIRLKKDRKASPQVLAGQQWALIFTKSSTRTRVSFEVGIRELGGQVMFLSGAEIQLGRGEPIKDTARVLGRMIHGAVIRTFAQQDVVDFAKYSGIPTINALTDDEHPCQILADLQTMRERLGGWAGKRVCFLGDGDCNVARSWIWASVRLGFELVIGAPKAFQPQESFMQAVPSGTIRIVDDPIEAVKGCDVLYTDVWVSMGKEAESADRIETLKPWQINDALLSHAKPSAIVMHCLPAYRGKEITDEVMESHAAVIFDQAENRLHAQKAVLVELHTPLG; from the coding sequence ATGAAGCACCTCCTTTCCATCGAAGAACTGAGCAAGGCCCAGATCGAAAAAATCGTCGAGCTAGCCATCAGGCTCAAAAAGGACCGCAAAGCCTCCCCGCAGGTCCTCGCTGGTCAGCAATGGGCTCTGATCTTCACCAAGTCATCCACGCGGACGCGTGTGAGCTTTGAGGTCGGTATTCGCGAGCTCGGTGGGCAGGTCATGTTCCTCTCTGGGGCAGAGATCCAGCTCGGACGCGGTGAGCCCATCAAAGACACTGCACGCGTGCTCGGACGCATGATCCACGGTGCCGTCATCCGCACCTTTGCGCAGCAGGATGTCGTCGATTTTGCCAAATACAGCGGCATCCCCACCATCAATGCCCTGACCGACGACGAGCACCCCTGCCAGATCCTCGCGGATCTCCAGACCATGCGCGAGCGGCTCGGCGGCTGGGCTGGCAAACGGGTGTGCTTTTTGGGCGATGGAGACTGCAATGTCGCACGCTCATGGATCTGGGCCTCCGTGCGGCTCGGCTTTGAGCTCGTGATCGGTGCCCCCAAGGCATTCCAGCCGCAGGAAAGCTTCATGCAGGCCGTGCCCTCCGGCACCATCCGCATCGTCGATGATCCCATCGAGGCGGTAAAGGGCTGCGACGTGCTCTACACCGATGTGTGGGTCAGCATGGGCAAAGAAGCAGAAAGTGCCGACCGCATCGAAACCCTGAAGCCCTGGCAAATCAATGATGCCCTCCTCAGTCATGCAAAACCCAGCGCCATCGTCATGCACTGCCTGCCGGCCTATCGTGGCAAGGAAATCACCGATGAAGTCATGGAATCCCATGCCGCTGTGATCTTCGATCAGGCAGAAAACCGCCTGCATGCGCAGAAAGCCGTGCTCGTCGAGCTCCACACCCCGCTAGGCTGA
- a CDS encoding EF-hand domain-containing protein: MKVITSILTLLAIAATVNAAEGDKKPEGAKKKADPEAMFKKLDSNSDGSISKEEWAASPQAKKDAAKADKMFAGKDKDKDGKITKEEFTAAPKKKAK, translated from the coding sequence ATGAAAGTCATTACCTCCATCCTCACCCTCCTCGCCATCGCCGCCACTGTGAACGCCGCAGAAGGCGACAAGAAGCCAGAGGGTGCCAAGAAGAAGGCCGATCCTGAGGCCATGTTCAAGAAGCTCGACAGCAACAGCGACGGCTCCATCTCCAAAGAAGAGTGGGCTGCCTCCCCCCAGGCTAAGAAAGACGCAGCCAAAGCTGACAAAATGTTCGCTGGCAAAGACAAAGACAAAGACGGCAAGATCACCAAAGAAGAGTTCACCGCCGCTCCCAAGAAGAAGGCCAAGTAA
- the trpC gene encoding indole-3-glycerol phosphate synthase TrpC — translation MNKLDEIIAQKHLEIQKLLPRAEKLRAAAATRDDVRSFYDALRADTTRLAMIAEVKRASPSAGTISADFDPLTIARGYEKAGASAISVLTDEKFFQGRLDYLSLIRQQLDIPCLRKDFIIHEAQIFEAVVAGADAILLIVAALDQPTLEHLLEVAHTFQLDALVEVHDLPELERALATDARIIGVNNRNLKSFTVDLGTTEQLAEEVPDDIILVAESGIKTPQDAARLAEAGADALLVGETLMRSANVMIDLPALRAPRPMRE, via the coding sequence ATGAACAAACTGGACGAAATCATCGCCCAAAAGCATCTCGAAATACAAAAGCTCCTCCCCCGGGCCGAAAAGCTCCGCGCCGCTGCCGCGACACGCGATGACGTGCGCTCTTTTTATGATGCACTCCGAGCAGATACGACCCGCCTGGCGATGATCGCTGAGGTGAAGCGTGCGTCACCCTCTGCGGGCACGATCTCGGCTGATTTTGATCCGCTCACCATCGCCCGTGGCTATGAAAAGGCGGGTGCCAGTGCCATCTCCGTGCTGACGGATGAAAAGTTCTTCCAAGGCCGTCTGGATTACCTCTCTCTCATCCGCCAGCAGCTCGACATCCCTTGCTTGCGGAAGGACTTCATCATCCATGAGGCGCAGATATTTGAAGCGGTGGTCGCGGGGGCAGATGCGATCCTACTCATCGTCGCGGCACTCGATCAGCCGACTCTGGAGCACCTGCTGGAGGTGGCGCACACCTTCCAACTCGATGCGCTGGTGGAGGTGCATGACCTGCCGGAGCTGGAGCGTGCGCTAGCCACAGATGCACGGATCATCGGAGTGAATAACCGCAATTTGAAGAGCTTCACCGTGGATCTAGGCACCACCGAGCAGCTCGCTGAGGAGGTGCCTGATGACATCATCCTGGTGGCGGAAAGCGGGATCAAAACGCCCCAAGACGCCGCCCGCCTAGCTGAGGCAGGTGCCGATGCCCTGTTGGTCGGAGAGACCCTGATGCGTAGTGCCAATGTGATGATCGACCTGCCCGCGCTACGTGCGCCACGTCCGATGCGTGAATAA
- a CDS encoding tetratricopeptide repeat protein yields the protein MNRLLSAILLALTCLLVASPLGAQGTGEASDLYYNGFVTFNEAARIEKTGDNETALTKYKEAATIFERIARDFPTYEVEMRTSRQRAVANAIGRLEGTLSKAAAAAEQLKNATDAMPAPATPPAGGLGSFLSPTGPTATVGELPTIEGLLRDWESKMRGRILQLDADKKQLEVDLHKWGVWHDWAAGEMNRVNELNTGLVKKSGALEQAIVGMQAEVDAGRAASTQLDGLKQQKALVDAELAKIAPRLAAAEKSASEATAKLAAATSSMKAMEADKAKIDAEHDQLIKDRDKAAQDRDAALKQRDIAMKERDAAAAKSLGLTAEVEQIKKRTASGEMQKLIAENERLRGELADAQKQVATLKSDVTRKDEEITKLRGEITTLQGQLTTLRQESATYQTQVADLTRQLKELKDSPGSAAMAAAGSDSIELVTKENEMLRNIIMRQLRIQNRQQQAKDLIIAELSKMQNASGDLLKQVEELKSSRMTLSPEEEKLFKDPAARELISGSGVQATLIAASAEKPKPGSVDALLLRGGEAFSTKDFSKAAEYYTEALRAEPKNINALIGLGMTQQRVGKYADSEAALQKALAYEPDNDSAAYAMGVTHFKQERWKESMTFFEKSLEKQPQNASARHYLGIIATKLSLMERAEREFKTTLAIDPNHGEAHFNLAVLYATWDPPQWDKARESYDAAIKKGVKPDASLEKLLDGGKKVSVLR from the coding sequence ATGAATCGACTGCTTTCTGCCATCCTGCTGGCCCTCACCTGCCTGCTCGTCGCGTCCCCTCTCGGGGCGCAGGGCACTGGCGAGGCATCGGATCTCTACTACAATGGCTTTGTCACCTTCAATGAGGCCGCACGCATCGAAAAGACCGGTGACAATGAAACCGCCCTCACCAAGTACAAAGAAGCCGCCACCATCTTTGAGCGCATCGCCCGTGATTTCCCCACCTACGAGGTGGAAATGCGTACCAGCCGCCAGCGTGCCGTCGCCAATGCCATCGGTCGTCTCGAAGGCACCCTCAGCAAAGCCGCCGCTGCCGCCGAACAGTTGAAAAATGCCACCGATGCCATGCCTGCCCCTGCCACCCCGCCCGCAGGCGGGCTCGGCTCTTTCCTCTCTCCCACTGGGCCCACGGCGACCGTTGGTGAGCTACCCACCATCGAAGGCCTCCTACGCGATTGGGAGTCCAAAATGCGCGGACGCATCCTCCAGCTCGATGCTGACAAAAAGCAGCTCGAAGTCGATCTCCACAAATGGGGCGTCTGGCACGACTGGGCCGCAGGTGAGATGAACCGCGTCAACGAGCTCAATACCGGCCTGGTCAAAAAATCGGGCGCTTTGGAGCAAGCCATCGTCGGTATGCAAGCAGAGGTCGATGCAGGCCGCGCCGCCTCCACCCAGCTCGATGGCCTCAAGCAGCAAAAAGCCCTCGTCGATGCCGAACTGGCCAAAATAGCCCCCAGACTCGCCGCTGCCGAAAAAAGTGCCTCTGAGGCCACCGCCAAGCTCGCCGCCGCCACCTCCTCCATGAAAGCCATGGAAGCAGACAAAGCCAAAATCGACGCTGAACACGACCAACTCATCAAAGACCGCGACAAAGCCGCTCAAGACCGCGATGCCGCCCTCAAGCAACGCGACATCGCCATGAAGGAGCGTGACGCCGCTGCCGCCAAATCCCTCGGCCTCACCGCCGAAGTCGAGCAGATCAAAAAACGCACCGCCTCCGGTGAAATGCAGAAACTCATCGCCGAAAACGAGCGCCTCCGTGGCGAGCTCGCAGATGCCCAGAAGCAGGTCGCCACGCTCAAATCCGATGTCACCCGCAAAGACGAAGAAATCACCAAGCTGCGCGGTGAAATCACCACCCTCCAGGGCCAGCTCACCACCCTGCGCCAGGAGAGCGCCACCTACCAGACCCAAGTCGCAGACCTCACCCGCCAGCTCAAAGAGCTCAAAGACTCACCCGGCAGCGCTGCCATGGCCGCCGCCGGCTCAGACTCCATCGAGCTCGTCACCAAAGAGAATGAAATGCTCCGCAACATCATCATGCGCCAGCTCCGCATCCAGAACCGCCAGCAGCAGGCCAAAGACCTCATCATCGCCGAGCTATCCAAGATGCAGAATGCCTCCGGCGATCTGCTCAAGCAGGTCGAAGAACTCAAAAGCTCCCGCATGACCCTCAGTCCCGAGGAAGAAAAACTCTTCAAAGACCCCGCCGCCCGCGAGCTCATCTCTGGCTCCGGCGTCCAGGCCACCCTCATCGCCGCCAGCGCAGAAAAACCCAAACCCGGCTCCGTCGATGCCCTCCTCCTCCGTGGTGGAGAAGCCTTCAGCACCAAAGACTTCTCCAAAGCCGCCGAATACTACACCGAGGCCCTCCGCGCCGAGCCCAAGAACATCAACGCCCTCATCGGGCTCGGCATGACTCAGCAACGCGTCGGCAAATACGCCGACTCCGAGGCCGCCCTTCAAAAAGCCCTCGCCTACGAGCCCGACAACGACTCTGCCGCCTACGCCATGGGCGTCACCCATTTCAAACAGGAGCGCTGGAAGGAAAGCATGACCTTCTTTGAAAAAAGCCTCGAAAAACAGCCCCAGAACGCCAGCGCACGCCACTACCTCGGCATCATCGCCACCAAGCTCAGCCTCATGGAGCGTGCCGAGCGTGAGTTCAAGACTACCCTCGCCATCGACCCCAACCACGGCGAAGCCCACTTCAACCTCGCCGTCCTCTACGCCACCTGGGATCCCCCGCAGTGGGACAAAGCCCGCGAATCCTACGACGCCGCCATCAAAAAAGGCGTCAAGCCCGACGCCAGCCTCGAAAAACTCCTCGATGGCGGTAAGAAAGTCTCCGTATTACGTTGA
- a CDS encoding zinc-binding dehydrogenase, which yields MKTVIAVQPYELALIDTPVPVPGPYQALVRTEVACLCNQTDSELLAGKFPGMEEAFPFALGHESVGVVTAVGEKVRNFAIGDRVVGGLVFDLQKEGVDSGWGGFCEQTLANDHLAMVADGVADEKNGWIEVFEIQTRVDADIPAEEAVLLCTWREVLGAFRDFHLQPGDDVLIYGAGPVGLSFVKLGRLFGLGWIGVVDRHAEKQERARAFGADAVFSPGDAEIANLAAARGKKLDAVIDAVGKGEIVMQSLPLLRRGGSHCVYGVLTGGPLHIDRKLADFNFNLFVHQWPTRRYEREAQPQLCEWIRTGKLSSRDFITHRFPLEQIAAAFEAVRGRKVVKALIEYA from the coding sequence ATGAAGACCGTGATCGCTGTACAGCCTTATGAACTCGCCCTGATCGACACGCCAGTGCCCGTGCCGGGGCCCTATCAGGCGCTGGTGCGCACGGAGGTGGCCTGTCTGTGCAATCAGACGGATAGTGAGCTGCTCGCGGGCAAATTCCCCGGTATGGAGGAGGCATTTCCTTTTGCGCTGGGGCATGAGAGCGTGGGGGTGGTGACGGCGGTAGGGGAAAAGGTGCGGAATTTCGCCATCGGCGACCGTGTGGTGGGTGGACTGGTGTTTGATCTGCAAAAAGAGGGCGTGGACAGTGGCTGGGGCGGCTTTTGCGAGCAGACGCTGGCGAATGATCACCTAGCGATGGTGGCGGATGGCGTGGCGGATGAGAAAAATGGCTGGATCGAGGTGTTTGAGATCCAGACGCGTGTGGATGCGGACATCCCGGCGGAGGAGGCGGTGCTGCTCTGCACCTGGCGTGAGGTGCTGGGGGCTTTTCGCGATTTTCATCTCCAGCCGGGGGATGATGTGCTGATTTATGGCGCGGGGCCGGTGGGGCTGAGTTTTGTGAAATTGGGCCGACTTTTCGGCTTGGGCTGGATCGGGGTGGTGGATCGGCATGCGGAGAAGCAGGAGCGGGCGCGGGCTTTTGGCGCGGATGCGGTGTTTTCTCCAGGAGATGCCGAAATCGCGAATTTGGCCGCGGCACGAGGCAAAAAGCTCGATGCAGTGATCGATGCGGTGGGGAAGGGGGAGATCGTGATGCAGTCGCTGCCACTGTTGCGGCGTGGGGGCTCGCACTGCGTGTATGGAGTGCTCACGGGCGGTCCGCTGCATATCGACCGCAAGCTGGCGGATTTTAATTTTAACCTGTTCGTGCACCAGTGGCCGACGCGGCGCTATGAGCGTGAAGCGCAGCCGCAGCTCTGTGAGTGGATTCGCACGGGGAAGCTCAGCTCGCGGGATTTTATCACGCATCGGTTCCCGCTGGAGCAGATCGCGGCGGCATTCGAGGCCGTGCGGGGCCGGAAGGTGGTGAAGGCGCTGATCGAGTATGCTTGA